One stretch of Penaeus vannamei isolate JL-2024 chromosome 7, ASM4276789v1, whole genome shotgun sequence DNA includes these proteins:
- the LOC113813190 gene encoding uncharacterized protein, with protein MSESEDGTILGGSGPLEMNVVSLPKMDAAQLDQLGLNGPGGTLTTTGLTSLGAASQHYAPAPSGGTQALLDGVMAQGSRTLSSVSPAVTFTSAGGSAQDSYGSLEYVTQMPLPDDQQAKFPDALVSVDNVAFVEMNDAAMKGATASAPLELYFDVINPTTTPAPTTSSAHHVRHEHQTPKAQLLGRAYSDLFLQQQEQQHQQQQQTPEPDQTEHVLSDVTTANLVQLDHDGLPQALHDYRKPQKIEVQKRQMQQLQQQQQQQQQQQQQQQQQQHQQQHQHQQQHHQQRQIQQQHQEQHQQRQIQQPHRLQQPQKQFQFQQQPQQQQQQHQQQQQQQQQQQQQQQQQSHQQQHQQQQQQQQQQQQQRQVQQHRQIQQQSKQFQQIQKEQNSQLSESQEQQQQSHPPPQLMPLVSRSGRPIRRRPEYVEYVSQNLKEEEILPHLPQQLVKVEDMVITAEFEEEDPMEEVMEEEDPLEEDLDSNDEDQDNGGNYSTDGKKSLPHKKRIPKKLKTTKKHVKCYKCAQCGEQFTNQQQFTAHKQTHTPPPAKPKPFSCEICSKGFETQLKFFEHLKGHYEPYKKHKCEVCGGEFESADALQEHSMVHSREHYKCELCNKTFRKESMLEVHLKVTHMEEDESSTVEKPYTCLACPKSYRTQMALDSHVQTEHSENPPEFNCEDCYRVFKSKSKLMTHRKIEHKEEGPQNKGAPKKKMKIGKTVKGGYACTMCPRVFTHKNSLVYHIRGHTGERPHQCEQCGKAFYAASALKVHLRLHSGEKPYKCEHCGKFFRQWGDLRYHTTSVHSDARQYQCEFCGKDFKRKYCLVVHRRIHTGEKNYKCERCDKAFRAASYLQNHKRIHTGERPHPCPDCGKPFRVRSDMKRHRQTHMREQANANNTVGTPASTAVTQVGTQSPSPAPHAQIVSGAVSQGSSTPQLIVADQVTGPDQPIRIMVSGLNAQHVATAVHPPPAHRQPQQVAVPVSGNIATLTTGPVSPGGTTTTLTPEVIIMDDNAHQPINLNIIPRMITQAQVGSSPHASHATLVTTEDEYQLANPGRNTIEVRGEEGNVYVWHGVFTN; from the exons ATGTCAGAAAGTGAAGATGGGACCATCCTGGGAGGAAGTGGGCCCCTAGAGATGAATGTGGTCAGTTTGCCGAAGATGGATGCAGCTCAGTTGGACCAACTGGGTCTCAATGGCCCAGGAGGAACACTGACCACCACGGGCCTGACCTCCCTAGGAGCAGCTTCCCAGCACTATGCCCCTGCACCCTCAGGGGGCACACAGGCCTTGCTGGATGGCGTTATGGCCCAGGGTTCACGCACACTCAGCTCCGTCAGTCCTGCAGTTACTTTTACCTCAGCTGGTGGCAGCGCACAAGACTCGTACGGTAGCCTAGAGTACGTCACACAGATGCCCCTTCCAGATGACCAGCAGGCCAAGTTCCCAGATGCTCTTGTGTCTGTTGATAATGTGGCTTTTGTGGAGATGAATGATGCAGCCATGAAGGGGGCTACAGCGTCAGCACCCCTTGAGCTTTATTTTGATGTGATTAACCCAACCACTACTCCTGCTCCTACTACATCAAGTGCCCATCATGTGCGGCATGAACATCAGACCCCCAAGGCACAGCTACTGGGGCGAGCTTACTCAGATCTGTTTCTGCAGCAGCAGGAGCaacagcatcagcagcagcaacagacaCCAGAACCTGATCAGACAGAGCATGTGCTGTCAGATGTAACAACAGCCAATTTAGTTCAGCTGGATCATGATGGCTTACCTCAGGCACTACATGACTATCGAAAGCCCCAAAAGATTGAAGTCCAGAAAAGACAGAtgcagcagttgcagcagcaacaacaacagcaacagcagcagcaacaacagcaacagcagcaacaacaccagcagcagcaccagcatcaacaacaacaccaccagcaGAGACAGATTCAGCAGCAGCACCAAGAACAGCATCAGCAAAGGCAGATCCAGCAACCACATAGGTTACAGCAGCCACAGAAACAATTTCAATTCCAGCAGCAgccacagcaacagcagcaacaacatcagcagcagcaacaacagcaacagcagcagcaacaacaacagcaacagcagtcacatcagcaacagcatcaacaacagcagcagcagcaacagcagcaacaacaacagagacagGTACAGCAACACCGTCAGATTCAACAGCAGTCAAAACAGTTCCAGCAAATTCAGAAGGAACAGAACAGCCAGTTGAGTGAGtcacaggagcagcagcagcagtcacaccctcctcctcagcTGATGCCCCTTGTTTCCCGTAGTGGCCGTCCCATTCGCCGCAGGCCTGAGTATGTGGAATATGTGAGCCAGaacctaaaggaggaggaaattctcccacacctcccccagcAACTGGTCAAGGTGGAGGACATGGTAATCACAGCAGAGTTTGAGGAAGAGGACCCAATggaagaggtgatggaggaggaggatcccCTAGAGGAAGACCTAGACTCCAATGATGAAGACCAGGACAATGGCGGGAACTACAGCACTGATGGGAAGAAGTCACTGCCACACAAGAAGAGAATTCCCAAGAAGCTGAAGACAACCAAGAAGCATGTCAAATGCTACAAGTGTGCCCAGTGTGGAGAGCAATTCACAAACCAACAACAATTTACGGCTCACAAGCAGACGCACACACCACCCCCAGCCAAGCCCAAGCCTTTCAGTTGTGAGATTTGCTCAAAGGGATTTGAAACGCAGCTAAAGTTCTTTGAGCATTTGAAGGGCCATTATGAGCCATACAAGAAACACAAGTGTGAGGTATGTGGGGGTGAGTTCGAGAGTGCCGATGCCTTGCAGGAACACTCCATGGTGCACTCACGTGAACACTACAAGTGCGAACTCTGCAACAAAACATTCCGCAAGGAGAGCATGCTAGAAGTCCATCTCAAGGTGACACACATGGAAGAGGATGAGAGTAGTACCGTTGAGAAACCATACACCTGCCTTGCCTGCCCCAAAAGCTACCGGACACAGATGGCCCTTGATTCCCACGTTCAGACAGAGCACAGTGAGAACCCCCCAGAATTTAACTGCGAAGACTGCTACCGTGTCTTCAAGTCCAAATCCAAGCTAATGACCCACAGGAAGATTGAGCATAAGGAAGAAGGACCCCAGAACAAGGGGGCAcccaagaagaagatgaagattggTAAAACAGTAAAGGGAGGCTATGCATGCACAATGTGCCCCAGGGTGTTCACACACAAGAACTCCCTTGTCTACCACATTAGAGGACACACAG GAGAGCGACCTCATCAGTGTGAGCAGTGTGGTAAGGCCTTTTATGCTGCAAGTGCACTGAAGGTCCACCTGCGGCTGCACAGTGGAGAGAAGCCATACAAGTGTGAACACTGTGGCAAGTTCTTCCGGCAGTGGGGAGACCTGAGATACCACACTACCTCTGTTCACTCGGATGCCAG ACAGTACCAATGTGAGTTCTGTGGCAAGGACTTTAAGCGCAAATACTGCCTGGTCGTTCACCGCAGAATCCACACTGGGGAAAAGAACTACAAGTGTGAGCGCTGTGACAAGGCATTCCGTGCAGCCTCGTACCTGCAGAATCACAAGAGAATACACACAG GTGAGAGACCTCATCCATGCCCAGACTGTGGCAAGCCTTTCCGTGTGCGCTCTGATATGAAGCGGCACCGGCAGACACACATGCGAGAGCAAGCTAATGCTAACAACACAGTGGGAACACCTGCCTCTACTGCTGTTACACAAGTGGGCACTCAGTCACCCTCACCAGCACCCCATGCTCAG ATTGTCTCGGGTGCAGTGTCGCAGGGTAGCAGTACTCCTCAGCTGATTGTTGCTGACCAGGTGACGGGTCCAGACCAGCCCATTAGAATAATGGTGTCAGGGCTGAATGCACAGCATGTGGCCACAGCAGTGCACCCACCACCTGCACACAGGCAACCTCAG CAAGTGGCAGTGCCAGTCTCAGGGAACATCGCAACATTAACAACTGGGCCAGTGTCACCAGGAGGAACAACCACAACTCTGACCCCAGAGGTGATCATAATGGATGACAATGCTCACCAGCCCATAAATCTTAACATCATCCCACGCATGATTACCCAGGCACAGGTCGGGTCCTCACCACATGCCAGCCATGCCACACTTGTCACCACAGAGGATGAG TATCAGCTGGCCAACCCTGGTCGCAACACCATCGAAGTGCGGGGTGAAGAAGGGAATGTATATGTGTGGCATGGGGTTTTCACCAACTAA